A window of Sedimentibacter sp. MB31-C6 genomic DNA:
TAATAAGTAAGCATAGAAGTTAGTAAAGTAAATTTATTCATTGCTATCAACATGGACAAATTTTATGGTGCTAAATCTATTGCAGCTGTATCCACTAAAACGTTGGAAGTATCTATATCAAAGAAGCTAAAGAAAAGAAGAATAGACGGTAAATATTGTTTACATGAAGGGGAAACAATAGAAGAGATAGCAGCAGCTTTAGAAATAAATGCTGAAAATCTACAATTAACAATAGATTCATATAATACTTATGTAGATGCTCAAGAAGATAGCGAATTCGCAAGACCTGACATGCCAAGAAAATTGGAAAAAGCTAAGTTTTATGCAATAGAAATAGGACCTGCAATTC
This region includes:
- a CDS encoding FAD-binding protein, whose translation is MDKFYGAKSIAAVSTKTLEVSISKKLKKRRIDGKYCLHEGETIEEIAAALEINAENLQLTIDSYNTYVDAQEDSEFARPDMPRKLEKAKFYAIEIGPAIHHTMGGLKINSNAEVLNTSGDVINGLFAAGEVTGGVHGGNRLGGNAVADIIVFGRMAGKTAVEYIK